From the Acetobacter aceti genome, one window contains:
- a CDS encoding YbaK/EbsC family protein, translating into MSLESVKAFFVANAPDVEIIDQGASTATVPLAAQALGVKEGQIAKTLAIKVGEERVLVVMAGDARLDNRKTKAAFGARPRMLPAEEVLELTSHPVGGVCPFGLPQPMKVYCDISLKAFDEVYPAAGSLTSSVRLTPGRVAELVDAGWVDVSQDVVVE; encoded by the coding sequence ATGAGTCTTGAATCCGTTAAAGCCTTTTTTGTCGCCAACGCGCCCGACGTGGAGATCATCGATCAGGGCGCGAGCACGGCGACGGTCCCTCTGGCGGCTCAGGCGCTGGGCGTAAAGGAAGGCCAGATCGCCAAGACACTGGCCATCAAGGTGGGCGAGGAGCGGGTTCTTGTCGTCATGGCCGGAGATGCACGCCTCGATAACCGCAAGACCAAGGCCGCGTTTGGCGCACGCCCCAGAATGCTCCCCGCCGAGGAGGTTCTGGAACTGACCAGTCATCCCGTCGGCGGTGTATGCCCGTTCGGTCTGCCGCAGCCGATGAAAGTCTATTGCGACATCTCACTGAAAGCGTTTGACGAGGTGTATCCGGCGGCAGGTTCGCTAACGAGTTCGGTAAGGCTGACACCGGGGCGAGTGGCGGAACTGGTTGATGCGGGGTGGGTGGATGTGAGTCAGGATGTGGTCGTGGAGTGA
- a CDS encoding glycine--tRNA ligase subunit alpha, with amino-acid sequence MDPASPRPTGKPLSFQDLILTLHRFWSAQGCAILQPYDIEVGAGTLSPHTTLRALGDTPWKAAYVQPSRRPSDGRYGENPNRLQHYYQYQVLLKPTPEESQQLLLESYRAIGIDPDLHDIRFVEDDWENPTIGAWGLGWEVWCDGMEVTQFTYFQQVGGIPVSVPSTELTYGLERLAMYVQGVENVYDLAFNDAGLKYGDVFLRAERDYSRHNFELANTEMLHRHFIDAEKESVALAEAGVAQPAYDQCLKASHLFNLLDARGVISVSERASYIGRVRTLAKLCCETWLAEEVATKKVEG; translated from the coding sequence ATGGACCCGGCGTCCCCTCGCCCTACCGGCAAACCCCTGTCGTTTCAGGATCTGATCCTGACCCTCCATCGCTTCTGGTCGGCCCAAGGGTGCGCCATCCTTCAGCCCTACGACATCGAGGTCGGCGCGGGCACGCTCTCCCCGCACACCACGCTGCGGGCGTTGGGCGATACGCCGTGGAAGGCCGCCTATGTGCAGCCGTCCCGCCGTCCTTCCGACGGACGCTATGGCGAGAACCCGAACCGGCTCCAGCATTATTACCAGTATCAGGTGCTGCTGAAGCCGACGCCGGAAGAGAGTCAGCAACTTCTGCTGGAGAGCTACCGCGCCATCGGGATCGACCCGGATCTGCACGACATCCGTTTTGTCGAGGATGACTGGGAGAACCCGACCATCGGCGCATGGGGTCTCGGCTGGGAAGTCTGGTGTGACGGCATGGAAGTGACGCAGTTCACCTACTTCCAGCAGGTCGGCGGTATTCCTGTGTCGGTGCCGTCTACGGAACTGACCTACGGACTTGAGCGCCTCGCCATGTATGTGCAGGGCGTCGAGAACGTCTATGACCTCGCCTTCAACGACGCGGGGCTGAAGTATGGCGACGTGTTCCTGCGGGCCGAGCGCGATTACTCGCGGCATAACTTTGAACTGGCGAACACGGAGATGCTGCATCGCCACTTCATCGACGCTGAAAAAGAGTCCGTGGCGCTGGCGGAAGCCGGTGTGGCCCAGCCTGCTTACGATCAGTGCCTGAAAGCCAGCCACCTGTTCAACCTGCTCGATGCGCGCGGCGTTATCAGCGTGAGCGAGCGCGCTTCCTATATCGGTCGCGTCCGCACGCTGGCGAAACTCTGCTGTGAAACCTGGCTGGCCGAAGAAGTCGCCACAAAGAAGGTGGAGGGCTGA
- a CDS encoding DUF2497 domain-containing protein, whose protein sequence is MTENNDTQPENGSINTVLSSIRRILQEGKEAHAASQQAAETSPQITGQARTKPEEVAPLPVPATQDDDDDDSVLVLDSSMFAHEEEPDAESHAEPPVEVHAPALPPEAVSPEPEHKPEPASAPEPAPAVVSAEPVHAAQPESPAPEPEPAPVQPAETHVSVTAETENHAPVPLPTPIPVIPPLSRPVQLVETTESQQARTRMSENRTPAEAAAGYSDSDAPLPVQIALDKQTVGATEHSFGALQQMLRRKQSFEHKERRVSITRGGNLTIEDIVRDEVRAFLKEWLDQHLSGIVQQAVQKEIERLSDR, encoded by the coding sequence ATGACAGAAAATAACGACACGCAGCCTGAAAACGGTTCCATCAACACCGTTCTGAGTTCCATCCGCCGCATTTTGCAGGAAGGAAAGGAGGCGCATGCAGCGTCTCAACAGGCTGCTGAAACCTCACCCCAGATCACGGGACAGGCGAGAACGAAACCTGAAGAGGTCGCACCGCTTCCTGTCCCCGCCACGCAGGACGATGACGATGACGACAGCGTCCTCGTGCTCGACTCTTCCATGTTTGCGCATGAAGAAGAGCCTGACGCAGAGAGTCATGCAGAACCGCCTGTCGAAGTTCACGCACCGGCTCTTCCTCCCGAAGCAGTCAGTCCCGAGCCAGAACACAAACCTGAGCCCGCATCAGCACCTGAGCCTGCTCCAGCCGTAGTGTCCGCAGAGCCAGTGCACGCGGCTCAACCTGAATCTCCTGCGCCTGAACCGGAGCCTGCTCCCGTTCAGCCAGCAGAGACGCATGTATCGGTAACGGCAGAAACCGAAAATCATGCTCCCGTCCCCCTGCCAACCCCAATACCTGTCATTCCCCCCTTGTCTCGACCAGTGCAACTGGTGGAAACTACCGAGTCACAACAGGCTAGGACCAGAATGAGCGAGAACAGAACTCCGGCGGAAGCTGCTGCCGGTTATTCAGACTCTGATGCCCCGCTGCCAGTACAGATCGCTCTGGACAAGCAGACTGTCGGTGCTACGGAACATTCTTTTGGCGCGCTGCAACAGATGCTGCGCCGCAAACAATCTTTTGAACATAAGGAGAGACGAGTGTCTATTACGCGCGGTGGAAACCTGACCATTGAAGATATCGTTCGTGACGAAGTCCGTGCATTCCTGAAGGAATGGCTGGATCAGCACCTGTCCGGTATCGTGCAGCAGGCTGTTCAGAAAGAGATCGAGCGTCTTAGCGACCGCTGA
- the glyS gene encoding glycine--tRNA ligase subunit beta, whose amino-acid sequence MAELLLELLSEEIPARMQETAGEDLARLFGKAFAALNPREVKTFTGPRRIALTCQLNTEVPAETVAERGPRDGAPEQALAGFTRKHGVSKDDLVLENGFWVLNCATPAVSAEVSLAERLPEILRQFPWPKSMRWGTGSSFTWVRPLRRILCILDGTVVPFSLATDTDTGHGLTGSNLTEGHRFFPVGSTRAEPFAVKGVADWREGLNSRRVMIEASDRRQAIVKGINDLAGQEGLNIAPDAGLVDEVAGLVEWPVPLLGRIDETFMELPAEVMQVSMRVNQRYFALRHSDGTAAPRFAFVANIEPTDGGAQVIAGNERVLRARFSDARHFWDLDRKQTLESRVAGLDRVTFHADLGSQGERVKRLVRLAEIIAPMVGANPAHAARAALLSKSDLSTGMVGEFPELQGVMGGYYARHDHEPEDVSTAIAEQYMPRGPADSVPTAPVSIALALADRFDMLVGFFAVGAKPSGSGDPYGLRRAALGIINLIRTNSLRLDLVALFVKASEALPPALQNAPDLDLLPGFIAERLRVQLRSEGARHDILAAISVGNTDSDIVRLLARTEALASMLATEDGRNLLAATKRAANILRIEDKKDGPHEGTPDASLYTQEEEIALANALGAVIPKVETAFGEEHYSDAMREAASLRSVLDTFFDKVTVNADDAQVRGNRLKLLSELVRMTRLIADFSQIDG is encoded by the coding sequence ATGGCTGAACTTCTGCTCGAACTTCTCTCGGAAGAAATCCCGGCCCGTATGCAGGAAACGGCGGGCGAGGATCTGGCCCGTCTGTTCGGAAAAGCCTTCGCCGCTCTCAATCCGCGTGAGGTGAAAACCTTTACCGGTCCTCGTCGGATTGCCCTGACCTGCCAGTTGAACACGGAAGTCCCCGCCGAGACCGTGGCCGAGCGTGGTCCGCGTGACGGTGCGCCGGAACAGGCGCTGGCCGGGTTCACGCGTAAACATGGTGTGAGCAAGGACGATCTGGTTCTGGAAAACGGCTTCTGGGTACTGAACTGTGCAACGCCTGCCGTGTCCGCCGAAGTGTCTCTGGCCGAGCGTCTGCCCGAAATCCTGCGCCAGTTCCCCTGGCCGAAGTCCATGCGCTGGGGCACGGGCAGCAGCTTTACATGGGTGCGTCCGCTGCGTCGTATCCTGTGCATTCTGGACGGAACGGTCGTGCCGTTCTCACTGGCGACGGACACGGATACCGGTCACGGCCTGACAGGCAGTAACCTTACGGAAGGACACCGCTTCTTCCCGGTTGGCTCCACACGCGCCGAGCCGTTTGCGGTCAAGGGTGTCGCGGACTGGCGCGAAGGGCTGAACAGCCGTCGCGTGATGATCGAAGCGTCTGACCGTCGTCAGGCCATCGTCAAAGGCATCAACGATCTGGCCGGACAGGAAGGGCTGAACATCGCTCCCGACGCCGGGCTGGTGGACGAGGTGGCCGGACTGGTCGAATGGCCCGTGCCGCTGCTGGGTCGTATCGACGAGACGTTCATGGAACTGCCTGCCGAGGTGATGCAGGTTTCCATGCGTGTGAACCAGCGCTACTTCGCTCTGCGTCACAGCGACGGCACCGCCGCTCCGCGCTTCGCGTTCGTGGCGAACATTGAGCCGACTGACGGCGGCGCACAGGTCATTGCCGGCAACGAGCGCGTGCTTCGCGCGCGCTTCTCCGATGCGCGTCACTTCTGGGATCTGGATCGCAAGCAGACACTTGAGTCACGCGTTGCGGGCCTCGACCGTGTCACGTTCCATGCCGATCTGGGCAGTCAGGGCGAACGGGTGAAGCGGCTTGTGCGTCTGGCGGAAATCATCGCGCCGATGGTGGGAGCCAACCCGGCCCACGCTGCTCGTGCCGCGCTGCTGAGCAAGAGCGATCTCTCCACCGGCATGGTTGGTGAGTTCCCTGAGTTGCAGGGCGTAATGGGCGGTTATTACGCCCGTCATGACCATGAGCCTGAGGATGTCAGCACTGCTATTGCCGAGCAGTATATGCCGCGCGGTCCTGCTGACAGCGTGCCGACGGCTCCTGTTTCCATCGCTCTGGCGCTGGCTGACCGGTTTGACATGCTGGTCGGGTTCTTCGCTGTCGGTGCAAAGCCGAGCGGTTCCGGCGACCCGTATGGCCTGCGTCGTGCGGCTCTGGGAATCATCAATCTGATCCGCACCAACAGTCTGCGCCTTGATCTGGTCGCGCTGTTTGTAAAGGCGTCCGAGGCTCTGCCCCCTGCCCTTCAGAACGCGCCTGATCTGGATCTTCTGCCCGGCTTCATCGCCGAACGTCTGCGTGTGCAGCTTCGTAGCGAGGGCGCACGTCACGACATTCTCGCCGCCATATCGGTCGGGAATACAGACAGCGATATCGTTCGTCTGCTGGCCCGCACGGAGGCGCTGGCCTCCATGCTGGCGACGGAAGACGGCAGGAACCTGCTCGCCGCGACCAAGCGTGCCGCGAATATCCTGCGGATCGAGGACAAGAAGGACGGCCCGCACGAGGGCACGCCGGATGCCTCGCTCTATACGCAGGAAGAGGAAATTGCTCTGGCCAATGCGCTGGGTGCGGTCATTCCCAAGGTTGAAACGGCCTTTGGAGAAGAACACTACTCCGATGCAATGCGCGAGGCTGCCAGCCTGCGCTCCGTGCTGGACACGTTCTTCGACAAAGTGACAGTCAATGCCGACGATGCGCAGGTGCGTGGCAATCGTCTGAAGCTGTTGTCGGAACTGGTGCGGATGACGCGTCTGATTGCGGATTTCAGCCAGATTGACGGGTGA
- a CDS encoding dihydroxyacetone kinase subunit DhaK, with amino-acid sequence MKRFFNSRETLVTESLDGLLRSSMGQHLCRLDGYPEIKVVLRKERNPEHVAIISGGGSGHEPAHAGFVGEGMLDAAVCGSVFASPGVDAVLAAILAVSGKAGCLLVIKSYTGDRLNFTLAAEQARDMGIPVETVIVGDDIALPDSRFPRGLAGTVLVQKIAGHAASQGEPLDVVARKAREAAEKIASIGLSLTDCNAYDTAHKTRLDDTQAELGLGIHGEPGAQQIDVAKADNLMAQAAAALQKALSGGEKKYALLLNMLGSIPPVEMTLLLEAFAKTPLAQKVELIIGPAPVMTALDMNGFSLTVIELTDDITKALKASVEPPAWPGVATFGKPALRKMPALPETFEVAASSSPQLEALMRTGAEALIENADSLNALDAKIGDGDAGSTFAEAAKEILNALDRLPLADPHALFGTIGRVLTRHTGGSSGALLSVLFSTAGRSTSSWAVALQEGLEAMQTLGGAKPGDRTMIDAIDPALKALADGGSIRDAAAAARKGADATRKMGKAHAGRASYVPESQMNDVPDPGAEAIARLLEAMSAS; translated from the coding sequence ATGAAGCGCTTCTTCAACTCCCGAGAAACTCTGGTGACGGAATCGCTCGACGGCCTGTTGCGCTCTTCCATGGGGCAGCATCTCTGCCGCCTCGACGGCTATCCCGAGATCAAGGTTGTCCTGCGTAAAGAACGCAATCCGGAGCATGTGGCGATCATCTCGGGCGGTGGCTCCGGCCACGAACCGGCCCATGCGGGTTTTGTCGGGGAGGGGATGCTGGACGCGGCAGTGTGTGGCTCCGTGTTCGCTTCGCCCGGTGTCGATGCCGTACTGGCCGCGATTCTGGCCGTCTCGGGAAAAGCCGGATGTCTGCTGGTCATCAAGAGCTATACCGGAGACCGCCTGAACTTCACGCTGGCCGCCGAGCAGGCCCGCGACATGGGTATTCCTGTCGAGACGGTCATCGTGGGCGACGATATCGCTCTCCCTGACAGTCGTTTTCCGCGTGGGCTTGCCGGAACCGTGCTGGTCCAGAAGATTGCCGGTCATGCGGCGTCACAGGGCGAGCCGCTGGATGTCGTGGCCCGAAAGGCGCGGGAGGCCGCAGAGAAAATTGCGTCGATCGGTCTCTCCCTGACGGACTGTAACGCCTACGACACCGCGCATAAAACCCGTCTGGACGACACTCAGGCCGAACTCGGTCTGGGCATTCACGGCGAGCCGGGCGCCCAGCAGATCGACGTCGCCAAAGCGGACAACCTCATGGCGCAGGCGGCGGCCGCGCTTCAGAAGGCGCTTTCTGGTGGTGAAAAGAAATACGCCCTGCTGCTCAACATGCTCGGCAGCATCCCGCCTGTTGAAATGACGCTGCTGCTCGAAGCCTTCGCCAAAACACCCCTCGCGCAAAAGGTCGAACTCATCATCGGGCCAGCGCCCGTCATGACGGCACTGGATATGAACGGCTTTTCGCTGACCGTCATTGAACTGACTGACGACATCACCAAGGCGCTGAAGGCGTCCGTCGAGCCGCCCGCATGGCCCGGTGTCGCGACTTTCGGCAAACCCGCCCTCCGCAAGATGCCCGCGCTTCCGGAAACCTTTGAAGTCGCGGCCTCCTCCAGCCCGCAACTGGAAGCTCTGATGCGTACGGGGGCCGAAGCCCTGATCGAAAATGCTGACAGTCTCAACGCGCTTGACGCCAAGATCGGCGATGGCGACGCAGGCTCGACCTTTGCCGAAGCCGCAAAGGAAATCCTCAATGCGCTGGACCGTCTGCCTCTCGCTGACCCGCACGCGCTGTTCGGCACCATCGGGCGCGTGCTGACCCGTCACACTGGCGGTTCCAGCGGGGCTCTTCTGTCGGTTCTGTTCTCGACAGCAGGCCGCAGCACGTCATCATGGGCCGTGGCGCTACAGGAAGGGCTGGAGGCCATGCAGACACTGGGAGGCGCGAAGCCGGGTGACCGGACCATGATCGACGCGATTGATCCGGCTCTGAAAGCGCTGGCTGATGGCGGCTCGATCAGAGACGCGGCAGCAGCGGCCCGCAAGGGCGCCGACGCCACCAGAAAGATGGGCAAGGCTCACGCCGGACGCGCGTCCTACGTGCCGGAGAGCCAGATGAACGACGTGCCGGACCCCGGCGCGGAGGCGATCGCCCGGTTGCTGGAAGCCATGTCTGCATCGTGA
- a CDS encoding valine--tRNA ligase, translating to MLSKTFQATDTEAQLYETWETEGRFAADPNSKATPFTIMIPPPNVTGTLHMGHALTMTLQDTLIRWQRMQGRDTLWQPGTDHAGIATQLVVERQLAGENTTRQALGREEFLNRVWKWKGESGSGITRQLRRLGSSLDWSRERFTMDDGLSKAVKEVFVSLYRDKLIYRDRRLVNWDPHFRTAISDLEVENKEVRGNLWHIRYPVADSDGESIVVATTRPETMLGDTAVAVHPEDERYKALVGRFVVLPLTGRRIPIVADTYSDPEKGTGAVKITPAHDFNDFEVGKRHDLPMLTVLDEGAAVTLAEIGDDLHTVDGLADPAFVRALEGMSREDARKAIVAELETLGYLVEIEPHTNQVPHAERGGAVVEPRLTTQWYCDAATLAGPAIEAVEKGDVTFVPRQWENTFFAWMRDIQPWCISRQLWWGHRIPAWYGPDGAVFVGYDDADAKQQAKAHYGEDVELTQDEDVLDTWFSSALWPFSTLGWPEKTPDLAHYYPTDVLVTGFDIIFFWVARMMMMGLHFMKDVPFHTVFIHGLVRDERGQKMSKSKGNGIDPLELLDQYGADAVRFTICALTGVGRDLKFGPKRVEDHRAFVTKLWNASRFCEMNGVKPVEGFDPSTVQSPLGRWIIFEASKAISEATSALEAYRFDEYAGACYRFVWNRFCDWYLELTKPLFSGDTTPEADELRAVTAWVLETILRLLQPIMPFVTDTLWHEFGYGPRGELMGAKWPVPVTVPGAEAAVEEIDWLTRFISEIRTVRSEMNVPPSRLSPVLLKDASATTQDRATRWRETIGRMARVSEIGVLDGDVPKGSAQAVLDEATLVLPLADIIDLDAERARLAKELDKAEGEIEKTERKLGNADFIARGKPEIVEETRERLVTQQGDRDRLKAALARLG from the coding sequence ATGCTCAGCAAAACGTTTCAGGCGACCGACACCGAAGCCCAGCTCTACGAAACCTGGGAAACTGAGGGACGGTTCGCTGCCGATCCGAACAGCAAGGCCACGCCTTTCACCATCATGATCCCGCCGCCCAACGTGACCGGCACGCTCCATATGGGGCATGCGCTGACCATGACGTTGCAGGACACGCTGATCCGCTGGCAGCGCATGCAGGGGCGCGACACACTCTGGCAGCCCGGCACGGACCACGCGGGCATTGCGACCCAGCTTGTGGTCGAGCGGCAGTTGGCTGGCGAAAACACCACGCGACAGGCGCTTGGCCGCGAAGAGTTCCTCAACCGTGTGTGGAAATGGAAAGGTGAATCCGGCAGCGGCATCACCCGCCAGCTTCGCCGCCTCGGCTCGTCCCTCGACTGGTCGCGCGAGCGCTTCACCATGGATGACGGGCTGTCCAAGGCCGTCAAGGAAGTCTTCGTCTCGTTGTATCGTGACAAGCTGATCTATCGTGACCGTCGCCTCGTCAACTGGGACCCGCATTTCCGAACCGCCATTTCCGACCTTGAAGTCGAGAACAAGGAAGTTCGCGGTAATCTCTGGCACATCCGCTATCCGGTCGCGGACTCTGACGGTGAATCCATTGTCGTCGCCACGACCCGTCCGGAGACCATGCTGGGCGATACGGCTGTCGCCGTGCACCCCGAGGACGAGCGTTACAAGGCTCTGGTCGGACGTTTTGTTGTCCTGCCGCTGACCGGTCGGCGTATTCCCATCGTTGCCGACACCTATTCCGATCCGGAAAAAGGCACTGGCGCGGTCAAGATCACCCCGGCGCATGACTTCAACGACTTTGAAGTCGGCAAGCGTCATGATCTGCCGATGCTGACAGTGCTGGATGAAGGCGCTGCCGTTACGCTTGCGGAAATCGGAGACGATCTTCACACCGTTGACGGTCTGGCCGATCCTGCTTTCGTACGCGCTCTGGAAGGCATGTCCCGCGAGGACGCCCGCAAGGCCATTGTCGCCGAGCTTGAGACTCTGGGCTACCTCGTCGAGATCGAACCGCACACCAATCAGGTGCCGCACGCCGAGCGTGGTGGCGCTGTGGTCGAGCCGCGCCTGACGACGCAGTGGTATTGCGATGCGGCGACCCTCGCCGGTCCGGCGATTGAAGCCGTTGAGAAAGGCGATGTCACCTTCGTGCCGCGCCAGTGGGAAAACACGTTCTTCGCCTGGATGCGGGACATTCAGCCCTGGTGCATCTCCCGCCAGCTTTGGTGGGGGCATCGTATCCCTGCCTGGTATGGCCCGGATGGCGCCGTTTTCGTCGGATATGACGACGCCGACGCCAAGCAGCAGGCGAAAGCGCACTACGGCGAAGATGTCGAACTGACGCAGGATGAAGACGTGCTGGACACGTGGTTTTCCTCCGCCCTGTGGCCGTTCTCCACCCTCGGCTGGCCTGAAAAGACGCCAGATCTGGCCCACTATTATCCGACCGATGTGCTCGTCACCGGCTTCGACATCATCTTCTTCTGGGTCGCCCGGATGATGATGATGGGTCTGCACTTCATGAAGGATGTGCCGTTCCACACCGTGTTCATTCATGGTCTGGTGCGCGATGAGCGTGGCCAGAAAATGTCGAAGAGCAAGGGCAACGGCATCGACCCTCTGGAACTGCTCGACCAGTACGGCGCGGATGCGGTCCGTTTCACCATCTGCGCGCTGACCGGCGTCGGGCGTGATCTGAAGTTTGGCCCGAAGCGCGTCGAAGATCATCGTGCGTTTGTGACCAAGCTGTGGAATGCCTCGCGCTTCTGCGAGATGAACGGGGTGAAGCCGGTTGAGGGCTTCGATCCTTCGACCGTGCAGAGCCCGCTCGGTCGTTGGATCATCTTCGAAGCGTCCAAGGCCATCAGCGAGGCGACCAGCGCGCTCGAAGCCTATCGTTTCGATGAATATGCTGGTGCCTGCTACCGCTTTGTCTGGAACCGTTTCTGCGACTGGTATCTGGAACTGACCAAGCCGCTGTTTTCGGGCGACACAACGCCGGAAGCCGACGAACTGCGCGCCGTCACGGCCTGGGTGCTGGAGACGATCCTGCGTCTGCTTCAGCCGATCATGCCGTTTGTCACCGACACGCTCTGGCACGAGTTCGGCTATGGTCCGCGTGGCGAGCTTATGGGCGCTAAATGGCCGGTTCCTGTGACCGTGCCGGGAGCCGAGGCGGCTGTTGAGGAAATCGACTGGCTGACACGCTTTATTTCCGAAATCCGCACTGTGCGTTCGGAAATGAATGTGCCCCCTTCCCGTCTGTCGCCTGTGCTGCTGAAGGATGCATCGGCCACCACGCAGGATCGCGCCACACGCTGGAGGGAAACGATTGGCCGTATGGCCCGTGTTTCCGAAATCGGCGTTCTGGACGGCGATGTGCCGAAAGGCTCGGCTCAGGCGGTGCTTGATGAAGCGACGCTGGTTCTGCCGCTTGCCGATATCATCGATCTGGACGCTGAACGCGCCCGGTTGGCGAAGGAGCTGGACAAGGCGGAAGGTGAAATCGAGAAAACCGAGCGCAAGCTGGGCAATGCGGACTTCATCGCCCGTGGTAAACCGGAGATTGTTGAGGAAACCCGCGAGCGTCTGGTGACCCAGCAGGGTGATCGGGATCGCCTGAAGGCAGCACTCGCCCGTCTGGGGTGA
- a CDS encoding TolC family outer membrane protein has translation MKHSCRLGFGLAALLCSSTAMAQKYDGSGEPSFIPHTLEEALSVAYLTNPTLQQERATLRATDENVPTALAGWHPTIKGQFNPSYYKGSNNYTGDPSQGISSYQRKYSTFGFAANVIATQPIYTGGKTTAQTHQAVNKVMAERAKLISTEQQVFISVVNAYVGVIEDEQLLQLNINNERVLEQQLKATNERFRVGEITRTDVAQAESAYASAKATRQQSEGTLQTAQATYMQVVGMAPPPNLIPPQPLVLPVKSENEAVALAVKNNPDVITALFTESAQKDAVAVAMAALMPTVSASAAYMRQVNQQLGGQTNDDKYATLDVSVPLYQGGSEYSEVRQAKQQAQASSRAVDVQRRTAAQAAASNWQRLVSYKAAIESNHAAIRAGMVALDGVERQAIVGTSTTLEVLQQQSTLLQAQVALVQSLSNMVTSSYNVASAIGRLTALDLHLNVPLYNEKAYYDAVKDRLWGLNDYALDQPGR, from the coding sequence ATGAAGCATTCCTGCCGCCTAGGCTTTGGACTGGCAGCTCTGCTGTGCAGTTCGACAGCCATGGCCCAGAAATACGACGGCAGCGGCGAGCCCAGTTTCATTCCTCACACGCTTGAGGAAGCTCTTTCTGTCGCCTATCTGACCAATCCGACACTTCAGCAGGAACGCGCAACACTGAGAGCGACGGACGAAAACGTTCCTACCGCGCTGGCAGGATGGCATCCCACCATCAAGGGGCAGTTCAACCCCAGCTACTACAAGGGCAGCAACAACTACACCGGTGATCCGTCGCAAGGCATTTCGAGCTATCAGCGCAAATACAGCACGTTCGGTTTTGCGGCGAATGTGATTGCGACCCAGCCCATCTATACCGGTGGCAAGACAACCGCCCAGACGCACCAGGCCGTCAACAAGGTCATGGCCGAAAGAGCCAAGCTGATCTCCACGGAACAACAGGTCTTCATCAGTGTTGTGAACGCTTACGTCGGCGTGATTGAGGACGAACAGCTCCTGCAGCTGAACATCAACAACGAGCGCGTTCTCGAACAGCAGCTTAAAGCGACAAACGAGCGCTTCCGCGTTGGTGAGATCACGCGTACCGATGTGGCGCAGGCCGAATCTGCCTATGCGAGCGCGAAAGCCACGCGCCAGCAGTCGGAGGGAACCCTTCAGACCGCACAGGCTACCTATATGCAGGTGGTGGGCATGGCCCCTCCGCCCAACCTTATTCCACCCCAACCACTTGTGCTCCCGGTCAAATCGGAGAACGAGGCCGTGGCTCTGGCGGTGAAAAACAATCCCGACGTCATTACGGCGCTGTTCACCGAATCGGCGCAGAAAGATGCTGTAGCAGTCGCTATGGCGGCTCTGATGCCGACTGTCTCGGCTTCGGCAGCCTACATGCGTCAGGTCAACCAGCAGCTTGGTGGTCAGACCAACGATGATAAATACGCCACACTGGATGTAAGCGTACCTCTCTATCAGGGGGGCTCGGAATATTCAGAAGTACGACAGGCCAAGCAGCAGGCGCAGGCTTCAAGTCGCGCCGTCGATGTCCAGCGGCGAACCGCCGCACAGGCCGCGGCATCAAACTGGCAGCGTCTGGTGTCTTACAAAGCCGCTATCGAGAGCAATCACGCAGCCATCAGGGCTGGCATGGTCGCCCTTGATGGCGTGGAAAGACAGGCCATTGTTGGCACAAGCACTACTCTTGAAGTGCTTCAGCAGCAGAGCACGCTTCTTCAGGCTCAGGTCGCCCTTGTTCAAAGCTTGAGCAATATGGTCACGTCCTCTTACAACGTCGCCTCTGCAATCGGACGCTTGACGGCTCTTGATCTACATCTGAACGTACCGCTTTATAATGAGAAAGCCTATTATGACGCGGTTAAGGATCGTTTGTGGGGTCTGAACGACTATGCGTTGGATCAGCCCGGACGATAA
- the msrA gene encoding peptide-methionine (S)-S-oxide reductase MsrA, with the protein MTETAILGGGCFWCVEAVLVSINGVLSVQSGYAGGKTENPTYKEVCSGLTGHAEVVEVIFDPAVISYAQLLRIFFTLHDPTTLNRQGNDRGTQYRSVIFWTSEEQRATAEAVRQEIEQSGLWNAPLVTQIEPLTTFWPAEAEHDDYFRRNPDNGYCQVVVAPKVVKMRKVFAGLQKRSDES; encoded by the coding sequence ATGACTGAAACAGCGATACTCGGTGGAGGATGCTTCTGGTGCGTGGAGGCCGTGCTGGTCTCCATCAACGGCGTCCTGAGCGTGCAGTCCGGCTATGCGGGCGGCAAGACCGAAAACCCGACTTATAAAGAGGTCTGCTCTGGCCTCACCGGTCATGCGGAAGTCGTGGAAGTCATCTTTGATCCGGCGGTGATTTCCTATGCCCAGCTTTTGCGGATTTTCTTCACGCTACACGATCCGACCACGCTGAACCGGCAGGGGAATGACAGAGGCACCCAGTATCGGTCGGTCATTTTCTGGACCAGTGAAGAACAGCGTGCAACGGCGGAAGCTGTCAGGCAGGAAATCGAACAGTCGGGCCTGTGGAATGCGCCGTTGGTTACGCAGATCGAACCGCTGACCACATTCTGGCCAGCGGAAGCGGAACATGATGACTATTTCAGGCGTAATCCTGACAATGGGTATTGTCAGGTTGTTGTTGCGCCGAAGGTTGTGAAGATGCGGAAGGTTTTTGCGGGTTTGCAGAAAAGGTCCGATGAAAGCTGA